The Diceros bicornis minor isolate mBicDic1 chromosome 22, mDicBic1.mat.cur, whole genome shotgun sequence DNA segment taaataaaatcttttttgctATGGTAATACTAGAAATGATATGGCAACTTCTGCCTGACAACCTCTACATATTTATAGACCTATGAAGTAGTTCAGGTGTGAAATACAGGGATTAACACCATCATGCATGTGTGTGGAAGTGTTTGAGGAGGGGTCCAATTATTCCAACTTATCTACAGATGGAGTCGACCTACTCATCCACGTCGTAATAGAGTGTGGAGGCGTAGCTAGAGAGAAGTTCTGGTGATTGCTCTAAATTCCTAGTTTCCTAAGGGTACAGTTATCTGTCAGGATAGACCACCcccaacataaaataaataaataaaaccctatAAAACAAAGCTTTGTGTCATCAATATGAATGATTACTAATATTGGCAGTACCATCATACCATTCTCGCAGCATTTCCAGAATACCGAGAAACAATGGAAAGGTTAGAAGGAAATTTGGAGTATGATCATACTTTGCCAAATCCTATGATGAACGCCCAAGGACAAATCTGAGAGTTCCTCGAGACTCAGGCTCCCGGCAGCCTCTTCCCCTATTCTTCACCTGTCCCAGCTGTCAACCTCCTTCCAGCAAACTCTAATCGCCTCTCCCCCAAGAACAGATACCTGGCCGAAGGGCACTGTCCTACAGGTCTCCTGATGCACTTCATGGCTTTTGATGGGCAAGATGACCCCCTGAGAAGCTGGACTCATTCTGAACATGAAGTGGTGCCAGAATTTCTTGGCTTCTTCCCGAAGAGGAGATTTCTTCATCTGCATCCCATCCTTTGGCTGAGTGAGTGCCTGGGTCCCAGATGGGAAGTACTCACTGACCAAGTCCTGGGGTGGGTGCACTTCTCTCTCAGGCTTCTTCCAGAATCTGCCAAACCTGGACAgcatcttctctctctgcctctggcctTCCCCTGCAGTGCTGGCACCTATCAGGTGTGGCACTGCCACAAACAGATCTGGCTTCTCCTCTGCTTCCTCGTGGTTGCCCATGAGGAGCTCTCTGCGATTCCTGTGTAGGAGCGCAAGAGAAACAGAACTCTGACTCTGGCGGCCACCCCTGTGCCTTGCAGCCTTCCCTAGAGGGAGGAGCACCAGCAGCTGAAGTAGGAGGAGATGCATGCTATCAGGGGCCCAAGTTTCTTTGAGA contains these protein-coding regions:
- the CER1 gene encoding cerberus, translating into MHLLLLQLLVLLPLGKAARHRGGRQSQSSVSLALLHRNRRELLMGNHEEAEEKPDLFVAVPHLIGASTAGEGQRQREKMLSRFGRFWKKPEREVHPPQDLVSEYFPSGTQALTQPKDGMQMKKSPLREEAKKFWHHFMFRMSPASQGVILPIKSHEVHQETCRTVPFGQTVTHEHCEKVVVQNNLCFGKCGSVRSPGAAQHPHTFCFHCSPAKFTTMHLQLNCTGLAPVVKVVMLVEECQCKVKTEHEHGHLLQAGSQAEFQAQDPFIPGFST